ccgcaaaaaaacccaaaacaaacaaacaaaaaaaacccaaaaaaaaaccccacaaatgcAGGCCCCAATGGGTGTGTTATGTGTGCAAATTCAAATACAACCTAAAGTGCTTGCTGTGTCCTGACTTTCCAAAGCGGTGAACAGCTTTCCAAAACAGTAAAGTTCtaaccaaaacaaaatacaattgTTCCTTGATTTACACCGTAATGTCATTCCAGGAAAATTCAATGTgcaaaaaatacttgcaaaacagCCTTAGATTCTGGGCTCAGAGAATTACAAATGGGCTCTCACCTACATAAATATCTAACAGGACATTTGAATTTGGGGGAGGAAATGGATCAATACTTCATTTTCCAGGACAGTCACGCATGTTGCATgccgtttgtttttgtttttttttaacatctttattggagtataattgctttacaatggtgtgttagtttctgctttataacaaagtgaatcagttatacatatacatatgttcccatatctcttccctcttgcgtctccctccctcccaccctccctatcccacccctctaggtggtcacaaaccaccgagctgatctccctgtgctatgcggctgcttctcactagctatctattttacgtttggtagtgtatatatgtccatgccactctctcactttgtcacagcttacccttccccctccgttTGGCTTCCCGGGTCCCCAATCTACAAATTCCAGTAGGGGGTCCATTAATTTGGATGATCAAAAATTGCCCCCGGAAAATTCCCAAAGTAACCCCTAGAGGGCAGTATCTCCCCTTTGAGAATCTGGCCATTAACAGTCCTCTCTCCCAGAATCGTCTATTCTTTTGAGACAAATGGAGCTGCATCATAAACAAGATAACTTACCCAAATTCAACTACGCGTGCTCAGAGAGAGAGAACGAGACAAGGGgggttttgattttttattcAACTTACtgatattttcttactttttaaatcaaattaattttgccttcttttttttcctttgtctaccTGACCCTTCAAGCaggattcttttttaattgaagtataattgattacaatattgtgttagtttcatgtgtacagcatagtgattcagtatttttgcagattaaattctgttataggttgttacaagataatGGATAtaattccatgtgctatacagtaagtccttgttgcttatctttttttttttttttttgggtacccgggcctctcacctctgtggcctctcccgttgcagagcacagtctccggatgcgcaggcccagcggccatggctcacgggcccagccgctccgcggcatgtgggatcttcccggaccggggcacgaaccccgcgtcccctgcattggcaggcggactcccaaccactgcgccaccagggaagcctgcttatctattttaaatatggtaCCCCTAATTtgttcctcccccttccctctccccttgggTAATCacaagcttgttttctatgtctgtgagtctgtttctgtttagtatgTACAtccatttgtattaatttttagattccacatgtaagtgatatcatataatctttgtttttctctgtctgacttatttcactaagcatgatattctctaggtccacccatgttgctgcaaatggcagtatttcgttctttttcatggctgagtaataatccattgatatatatcatatcttcCTAATCCAATcatttgttgatgggcacttgggagattttcaaatattcacataaatggaatcattcagtatgtacacctttgtatctggcttcttttgcttagcataatgttttttgaGATTAATTCATGTTGTATGTTTCAGtgtattgttattgttgtttactGTTATCGTACCATATGGATGTAACTCAATTTATCTATTCATGTGTTGTTTCCAGTTATgagatattataaataaatacaatctatttgggttatttccagttatGGGATATTATAAATATAACGACTACAAACATTAGGGAAGtctttgtatatacatatttctatTCTTGTCAGTAACTCTGAAActatttttccaaagtggttgtccatgttacattcccatcagcaatatatTAGCATTCCAGTTGCTCCGTATCCTCACCGACACTCTCTATGGTCAGTCTTTTTTACATTAATCATTCTGGTGGTATGTAATGGCATCCCATtgtgaatttaattttcatttccctgatgccTACTgattttgagtatcttttcatgggcttattggccatttgtatatcttcttttgtaaaatgtcaaATATTGGCCACTCCATTATTAGATTGCCTTTTTCTTACAGATTTGTAGGCATTCTTTAATATTCTGGAAatgagtcctttgtcagataaatGTTGTGCAAATATGAACAATAGCAGTCCAAATAAACCAGGAGAATCCCTCCTTGAGCCAGTGGCTGCATGAGTGGGAGAAGGGAATTGTCTCAATCCCTACACAAAGAAGGTACCTGTCAATGAAGACATCACACTTCATTGTGTGATTCCACTGCACAGAGATATTTATCTTTCATAAAAATGGCCCCTAAACATAAACTATTACTTCCTTTGGTGTTATCACCAGAGAAACACAATGTGCTCCATTGATGGAGGAAAGCTCTCTATGTCAGTCTCCGGAAAGGCAACTTCCTGAACCATTTTCAAGAGTAATTTGGGCCATATGTGATTGTCACCTGGCTCTCAGACTTAAATGTAGCTCTGGCACAATAAAAAATTCCACTCAACACTCTGCCATCAAGAACccaggtggggaagggggtggggagtcaCAAAAACCCACCCTGAACCTCCTACGCTATCGATCATTGgaaatttgttcttttcctttcttgtaagcCCAGAGGGATCCAGCTGATCTGCAGGATGAGAAACTCCTCTAACCTCTATTCTAACTGAAGAAACTCTGAAGCATgtgaaaatacacatatatatgaatattacatattttatatatgagcactatatatacacatatattgtaactgtttaaaatatacatataacatttttaaagttatataaaaatgtatatatccatTCTGACAAAATATGTAACGAAAGCTAACAGGGATTATGAAAAAGTGGTGAATATTTTGAAGCTCatctatgttttattttcccaTAATGTGTTCTAAGCATATTACTCAAGTTACaaaaattggaaatttaaaaaaattttcaggaGGCATTTTAGCGCTAAAAATCTTGTTTTGGAAGACTAAGCACATAAAGAAAATGTTCATGATACGCtggcaactaaaaaaaaaaacgaagacaaaaaaatgtacagcttgattccattttatttgtaaatcacattttatgtatttttttatttgtgggTATTTATGTATAGCAAAAATACTGACAACTTTTGCCTTCTTATTTGTGCTtctctgttttctaaattttctccattgaacatgtattacttctacaattagaagaaaaatgttattttaaaagtacaaaaatggcgtccctggtggcgcagtggttgagagtccgcctgctgatgcaggggatgcgggtttgtgccccggtccaggaagatcccacatgccgcggagcggctgggcccgtgagccatggccgctgagcctgcgcgtctggagcctgtgttccgcaacgggagaggccacagcagtgagaggcccgtgtaccgcaaaaaaaaaaagtacaaaaaggaTGAGCATGGAAGACAAAAACAAGTCCAGAGGACCAGGGTGGAGTgacagctccaccacttactgggTGTACAACCTGGGCAACTTGCTTAACTAAGAGCTTCAGTTGCCTTATAGAAAAAGAGGGGATAATAATATCCTACgactgtgagaattaagtgagatgatgTAAGTAAAGCTGTTGGTACTTACTAAACTGATCTATTATCATTAGCTCAGCCATTCAGTGATTCTCTGGGGAATGTCTATGCTCTGAGTAGTACTTCTAAGCACCTATACAGAGCAAAAATTCCTCTCTGGCATCCCCCATCCACTTGGCTCACCTTGCACATCTCCAGTGCCATGGAGCTCCCTTCCTCCCAAAGCTTCCCCTTTACTCTGGCCTGTCCTACCAATGGGTGGCTCTTGTTCTACTTCAGAactagtcttctttcttttttttttttttaacatctttattggagtataattgctttataatggtgtgttagtttctgctttataacaaagtgaatcagctatacatatatatatatccccatatctcttccctcttgtgtctccctccctcccaccctccctatcccaccccctctaggtggtcacaaagcactgagctgatctccctgtgctatgcggctgcttcccactagctagctattttacatttggtagtgtatatatgtccatgccactctctcactttgtcccagcttacccttccccctccccgtgtcctcaagaccattctctagtaggtctgcatctttattcccgtcttacccctagattcttcatgaccattttttttttaagattccatgtatatgtgttagcatacggtatttgtttttccctttctgagttacttcactttgtatgacagactctaggcccatccacctcactacaaataactcaatttcgtttctttttatggctgagtaatattccattgtatatatgtgccacatcttctttatccattcatctgtcgatggacacttaggttgcttccatgtcctggttattgtaaatagagctgcaatgaacactgtggtacatgactctttttgaattgtggttttctcagggtatatgcccagtagtgggattgctgggtcgtatggtagttctatttgtagttttttaaggaacctccatactgttctccatagtggctgtatcaatttacattcccaccaacagtgcaagagggttcccttttcaccacaccttcccagtgtttattgtttgtaggttttttgatgatggccattctgactggtgtgagatgatatcccattgtagttttgattttcatttctctaatgattaatgatgttgagcattctttcatgtgtttgttggcaatctgtatatcttctttggagaaatgtctatttaggtcttctgcccatttttggattgggttatttgtttttttgatattgagctgcatgagctgcttgtaaattttggagataaatctttgtcagttgcttcatttgcaaatattttctcccattctgagggttgtcttttcgtcttgtttatgttttcctttgctgtgcaaaagctttgaagtttcattaggtcccatttgtttatttttgtttttatttccatcccctaggaggtgggtcaaaaaagatcttgctgtgatttatgtcatagagtgttctgcctatgttttcctctaagagttttatagtgcctggccttacatttaggtctttaatccattttgagcttatttttgtgtatggtattaggaagtgttctaatttcattcttttacacgtggctgtccagttttcccagaaccacttattgaagaggctgtcttttctccattgtatattcttgcctcctttatcaaagataaggtgaccatatgtgcgtgggtttatctctgggctttctatcctgttccattgatctatatttctgtttttgtgccagtaccatactgtcttgattactatagctttgtagtataggttGAAGTCaggagagcctgattcctccagctccgtttttctttctcaagattgctttgtctattcagggtcttttgtgtcagAACTGGTCTTGACTTGAGGTCCAAAGCTTTAAGTCCAAGTCCTAGCTCTGTGCCTTGGGAGCTCTGTGGCTTTAGACAAGTTACTTTCCCTCTCTGGTCTTGGgagcctcatctgtaaattatCTTGAGGAATCTTCCACCCTAGAATTGCCTTGTTTCCCTTGGCTTCTTAGGTGTATTCTTAGGATTTAGAAGGTTGGCCATAGGCTTAGATGAGGGTCTATTAGGATACTGGGTGGGAAATAGCCCTGCAAATGTGTAATCTTCAGAAAACTATCTCATCTGTTTTGTCTTCTTTCAACCTTCAGAAGGACAATGGCTGCCTCTGACGTGACTGAGAGAAACTCAGCATCACTTCTGTAGAATTCCCACCAAAAATGCCAAAGCTAGAGccaatcatgaggaaacatcagacaaactcaaaCTGAGGGACATTTCACAAAGCCACTGGCCTGGATGCCTCAAAACCATCAATGTCATGAAAGACTAAAGAACTATTCCAGATTAAAAGAGATCAAggaaacatgacaactaaatggaATATGTGATCCAGGGATTTTCTGCAGCTAATCTAAAGATCAGACAATAGAAATTTGTCAGTGTTAATGTCCTGATTTTTATAattgtactgtggttatataAGAAAATGCCTTTGGTTTTTAGGAAAAATCCACTGAGCTATTTAGGTATAAAAGGGTATCATatctgccatatatatatatatatatatatatatatatatatatatatatatatatatatgaaactataTTCATGtataattacatatgtatgtgtgcatatgtatatatatgtattcatatatatatgaaactatatttgcatataattatatatgtatgtatatatatgtatatatatatggggagGAAATGAGAAGGTTATAGTGGTAAAATATTCGTATTTGGAAAAACTGCGTGAAAGGTCTACAGGAATTCGTTGCGCTATTCTTGCAGATTTTCAGTAGGTCTGAAATTCCATGCAGAAGGCCAGTGGCAGGCCTCTCGCTCCATAGAAGTGATAGCGATTGCAGAAGCTTTCACTTGCTGAGCACTTATAATGTGCCAGATGCTCCCATCTGACCCCACAGCTACCCCGCAAAGACCTGTCATTACGCCCATTTTGAAGAGCAGGATCCTGGCATCAGacaggggaagtgacttgccccaatCACACGGCCTGTGGCCTGTACATGTCCGAGTATGAACTTGAGTCTGTCTGACTCCTCACTCCTAGAAATCATTACCATCTCCACCGCATGAAGGTCACAAACTCCCTTGCACTACATCTGGGAGTATACAAAGAAAACTCAGCTTCTTTATTCTTTGTAAAACAACTGAGGGGGAAGGGGTCTGAGTACAGAACTAAATTTAGTTCAATCCAGCTTAATTCAACAATTTAAATAGTCTCTTGaggtttcctgagttctgagGGACTTAATCTATTCGGTAAAATTGCTCAGGGTTTCggattcctcctctcctctccctgctcctcccaATTGTGGTGGCCGGAAATGAGGAGGTGCGATGGTCCAGTGCTGGCTGGCATCTGCTGGAGTCTGGGTAGTTTGAGTCTGTCACTGAGAACACCCACTGCTTCCAGCTAAGGTCAAGTCGCTGGTGAACTGGTCTTGGCATCCCTCAGACTCACTGAGGCCTAGTGGGACAGGAGACTGACACGTCACTTCATGTCAGCTCCCTGTGATTCTGTGGCCTTGTCTGGGGTTCTTATCCTCTTTCTAGGCTCTAAACATCAAGCCCACCTCGCCCCCACCACATTGGGTCCTAAAACAGGCCCACTGGCAATCAGTTCAATGTCTAGGCCACCCAGAAACTAAGGAAGGTACGGAGGCAGGACTGATATTCCGGTGGGATGCTTTGTTATTAAATAATGCAGTGCTTCCCTCCTGGTTGGTAGAAGGTGCTGCCCCAAGCCCTTGGGTGTCTCCTCCTCCACTCCAGCTGCTTCTGTCTGACCTAGGGATCCCCAGATCCCTCTCATATCAGAAACTAAGGAGTTAACACCTGGCACAGCAGGCAGCCTCCAAGACTGTGCTCCAGCCTCAGGCTCAGCATCCCTTCTGAGGTTAAGTACTTTGAAACTCACCACTCCTCTCTTAGCCTGGCCATGCAAGGTCCATTCTCCTATTCCAAGGCTACCCTGACCTTCTCCAAAAACTCTCAAAGGACAGTGGACAAGAGCCCTTCTGCCCTTGGCCTTCCCCTCAACTTATGCAATGTGCCTGCCCCTTTCCGGGCTCAGTCCCAGAGAGAAGGTGGGCAAACACCGAGGGCCTTCTCCAACTCCCTTTCTCCCAAGCTCAAGTTTACTATAGAGGCTAAAACAGCTGGATAATttctttcccagcctccccttaCAGCAGGAGTAGCCATGTGACACAGCTCTGGCCCATGAGAAGTAAGCAGAAGTCTGCTGGGGGGGATTCCAGGGAAAGTTTTTGCTTTCCTGGTGCAAGTGAGAAACTAGCCCATGCCaaccctcccccacttcctgctTTAAACAAGGACGTTATGCCTGAGGTTTTGGTAGCCGTTTGTTACCCAAGAGGATCCCAGATGTTTGCCCTGAATCTGGAGGTAACATGGTTGCTGCCtacctccagatttcttttgatgtaAGAATCATAAGCCCCTACAAGTTgagtttcctatttttttcagCCAAACACAATCCTGATATGGGGTAATTAGAATGCATGTCTGTCTACCCACTTCCCGGACTCTGCTCATGTTTTCTCCCTGCCTTGCTGTTCCCAGTTCCTTGGTCCTGGGAGAAGCAGACTTTTCCTCTGTCACCCCTCCCTGCATATGTGAAAACTTCACTTTCATAAAATCCTCATGGTCCTTCCTACCTGGACAGCCTCTTGAAATACTAACGTAGAGGATAAATGAACACAGAAAAATCCTTTCACTCTCAACAGCCCCTGCCTTTCAAGCGGAATGTACCATCTCATTCTGAATACCAGAGGCTTATTATTAACTCTATTATTActaattattaccattattaagttattaccattattaagttaattattaccattattaactTGTTATCATTACTATTAACTCTATCTTTCTTTTTGCATTCCTTCTATAAACTCCTAATCTCCTGATatcatcattatccccattttacggatgaggagaCTGGGAAGGCTTATGGAAGTAGAGTAATTTTTCCGGAGTTAGATAGAGTGAAAGTGATACAGCCTGGACCGGAACCATTTACAATGGTCATTAATGCCCACTCTCCTCGGATACCTCACTTCCCTCCATCAAccatccctccatctctcccacaTTCTggacctcccccacccctcaccccagccccagggGTGGCGAGGCAATGACAAGAGGAGACAGCTGGCAGCTTGTGCTTTGCTGGAGAGCAAGGATGTCAGCCCCAGAACCAGCTAAACATTTTCAGGCTTGGAGGCCAGAGGCATAAGTCCATAGGGGAGACAGCACAGGGAGGCATCCGGGCACAGGTGCACGTAGGTTTCGTACTTCGTGCAGTAAGGCCGGCAGGCCCCGTGGCCCTTCCAGCACCGTTTGAATTCACTTCTCCCTATGCAGGGGAAGACGCCGGGTCACAGAGCCATCCAGGGGTTGCAGGTTATATCACTGGTCACAGATTTAACAAGAGATCA
This portion of the Pseudorca crassidens isolate mPseCra1 chromosome 15, mPseCra1.hap1, whole genome shotgun sequence genome encodes:
- the DEFB124 gene encoding beta-defensin 124; the encoded protein is MTQLLLLFVAFLVLVHVPPGRSEFKRCWKGHGACRPYCTKYETYVHLCPDASLCCLPYGLMPLASKPENV